DNA from bacterium:
GATCTACCGGGAGTCGGGCATCTACCTGCAGGAGGGCCGGCGGGAGTTCCTGGAGTACCGGCTGCGCCGGCGCATGCAGAGCACCGGCGCGGCGAGCCCGTACTGGTACTACCGCCACCTGCTCGGGGCCCCCGAGACCGAGCTGCCGGAGCTGCTCGAGCTGCTGACGATCAACGAGACCTCGTTCTTCCGCAACCAGGCGCAGTTCGACCTGCTGCGCGAGACGGTGCTGCCGGCCCTCGCCCGCGCCAAGGCGCGCTCGCCGCTGCCGCGGCTGCGCGTCTGGTCCGCGGGCTGCTCGACCGGCGAGGAGCCCTACTCGATCGCGATGACGCTGCTCGAGCAGCTGGGGCAGCTGGGGCAGCCCGAGGGGTGGGAGCTGCGCGTCTTCGCCTCGGACCTGAACATGAGGGTCCTCGCGGCGGCGCGGCGCGGCTGCTACCAGGCCGCGCGCGTGCGCGACGGCGTCGGCGAGCCGCTGCTGCAGCGGTACTTCGAGCAGCGCGGCGAGCAGTACGCGGTGCGCGAGTCGCTGCGCCGGCTCGTGGTCTTCGACTTTCACAACCTCAAGCACGAGAACGGCCTGCGCGACCTGGACGTGATCTTCTGCCGCAACGTGCTGATCTATTTCGATCAAGAGGAGCAGCGCAAGGTAATCGACCGGTTCC
Protein-coding regions in this window:
- a CDS encoding protein-glutamate O-methyltransferase CheR is translated as MLTQEEFSLFRNLIYRESGIYLQEGRREFLEYRLRRRMQSTGAASPYWYYRHLLGAPETELPELLELLTINETSFFRNQAQFDLLRETVLPALARAKARSPLPRLRVWSAGCSTGEEPYSIAMTLLEQLGQLGQPEGWELRVFASDLNMRVLAAARRGCYQAARVRDGVGEPLLQRYFEQRGEQYAVRESLRRLVVFDFHNLKHENGLRDLDVIFCRNVLIYFDQEEQRKVIDRFHRNLAPGGFLFLGHSESLQGVDSRFEFVFDRKGAAYRKPVEVTSS